A section of the Larus michahellis chromosome 1, bLarMic1.1, whole genome shotgun sequence genome encodes:
- the ARL11 gene encoding ADP-ribosylation factor-like protein 11, with product MGKLISKGWRKRDARVVMLGLDFAGKSTLLYKLKSGRAVETCPTVGFNVESLQTPCGLSFTLWDVGGQGSLRASWPDYLEDTSTLVFVLDSTDTARLPEAAAELEEALSHPSMAGVPVLLLANKQEVPGALAPAELGEMLQRGRLVERRWVLRGCSAHTGQGLQEVLAILGELLRGLEQSSPAQEQPLAGPTGRRQAPGQT from the coding sequence ATGGGGAAGCTGATCTCCAAAGGCTGGCGCAAAAGAGATGCTCGAGTTGTCATGCTGGGGCTTGACTTCGCCGGCAAATCCACCCTTCTCTACAAACTGAAGAGTGGGCGGGCTGTGGAGACCTGCCCGACGGTGGGCTTCAACGTGGAGTCTCTGCAAACGCCTTGTGGCTTATCCTTCACCCTCTGGGACGTTGGTGGACAAGGTAGCCTGCGGGCAAGCTGGCCTGACTACCTGGAGGACACTAGTACCCTCGTCTTTGTGCTCGACAGCACAGACACGGCCCGGCTGCCTGAAGCAGCAGCGGAGCTGGAGGAAGCGCTGAGCCACCCCAGCATGGCTGGCGTCCCCGTCCTCCTCCTGGCCAACAAGCAGGAGGTGCCAGGAGCACTGGCTCCCGCCGAgctgggggagatgctgcagcGGGGGCGGCTGGTAGAGCGACGCTGGGTGCTCCGGGGTTGCAGTGCCCACACGGGACAGGGCCTGCAGGAAGTCCTGGCCATCCTGGGAGAGCTGCTGCGGGGTCTGGAGCAGAGTTCTCCAGCCCAAGAGCAGCCCCTTGCAGGGCCAACGGGGAGGAGGCAAGCTCCGGGGCAAACCTGA